Proteins encoded together in one Prunus dulcis chromosome 3, ALMONDv2, whole genome shotgun sequence window:
- the LOC117623446 gene encoding protein tesmin/TSO1-like CXC 3 isoform X2, translating to MDRTPEANRIAATKSSSISSSPAVQESPFSNFLSNLSPLNTATTASYTQTLLGTNLPTPPVVFTSPHINLQRETSFLERDDIVEAGSEVYKECNTNIVQIQNPSFEEVQLCSPSGCVDEYLADPVEVDSTWSADLRSQRTNEVPRLLHSGFALGKESNTEVCDIMFGSPENEAVLLSDQAEKDLPLSSLEMSQAAINQRDGKKTEELSRFIFEKVKESDVNACLVSRAQNCGENAAKLHRAGCQYDEKNASSQSREDSNECKQRVQKGLVKESGQNERGIRRHLQFEAAKAYKFTILGNSESPNSLTHDATNSRSPSILTNLKSLASSHFDNRASSSLQDVSCDTSQFPSSPYESFTSAQIGVNSTTSAPIHSGIGLHLNRISRSTSLSSDIFSSKKSIGYLSTPEQMLEHGSNNIATNSSSILTSAVSGKIYVHVASGQQESQAVTEANSFTFHSTDTMKPPCHSMLVDQEAAPCEVGMSASQETDEVEELNQLSPKRKRRRDAYMSEGCKRCNCRRSKCLKLYCECFAAGVYCVDSCACVNCYNKPEFEDTVLDIRQQIEARNPLAFTPKVVDNAIDSSPNFMEEQDLTTPSSARHKRGCNCKKSKCLKRYCECFQAKVGCSSACRCEGCKNTFGVTPEPVYNRAKKWEAHPAEKLDNVKGAIACIKAPGIIHYSPKWEGISDISKLTPLSHPCSRTAFSSASSSNSAKIPQAQLPSSQLQPSGTGHFHWGCSAVIVTPELSEGKGPNDLNSDGAGAHYDIPYDDTPEILEETSNPTKVVRASSPNQKRVSPPQSRYRLRERSPTGLRSGRKFILQAMPSFPPLTPHRNSKEGTNEIENDDK from the exons ATGGATCGTACCCCTGAAGCCAATCGGATCGCCGCCACCAAGTCATCATCCATTTCCTCGTCTCCGGCTGTGCAA GAGTCTCCTTTCTCCAATTTCCTTAGCAATCTCTCTCCTTTAAATACAGCGACGACAGCCAGTTATACACAAACATTGTTGGGAACTAATTTGCCGACACCGCCAGTTGTGTTTACATCTCCTCATATTAATCTACAGCGAGAAACCAGTTTCTTGGAAAG GGATGATATAGTTGAAGCAGGTTCAGAGGTATACAAAGAATGTAACACAAATATAGTCCAGATTCAGAATCCAAGTTTTGAGGAGGTCCAGTTGTGCAGTCCTTCAGGTTGTGTTGATGAATATCTGGCTGACCCTGTGGAGGTAGACTCTACATGGTCTGCTGATTTACGCTCGCAACGAACTAATGAAGTCCCTCGGTTGTTACACAGTGGTTTTGCCCTTGGCAAAGAATCCAATACCGAAGTTTGTGATATTATGTTTGGTAGCCCAGAGAATGAAGCCGTTTTATTATCAGATCAAGCTGAAAAGGATCTGCCTTTAAGTTCACTTGAAATGAGTCAAGCTGCAATCAATCAGAGGGATGGTAAAAAGACTGAAGAGCTCTCAAGGTTTATATTTGAAAAAGTCAAGGAGTCTGATGTAAACGCATGTCTTGTTTCCAGAGCACAAAATTGTGGAGAGAATGCAGCTAAG TTGCACAGGGCAGGTTGTCAATATGATGAAAAAAATGCTAGTAGTCAGTCACGCGAAGATTCAAATGAGTGCAAGCAAAGAGTACAAAAAGGATTGGTTAAG GAGAGTGGTCAAAATGAACGTGGTATACGTAGGCATCTTCAATTTGAGGCTGCAAAAGCGTATAAGTTCACTATCCTTGGTAACAGTGAGAGTCCTAATAGCCTGACACATGATGCTACCAATTCAAGGTCACCATCTATTCTAACAAACTTGAAGAGTCTAGCTTCCTCTCATTTCGATAACAGAGCCTCAAGCAGTCTGCAGGATGTGAGCTGTGACACCTCACAATTCCCTTCCTCCCCCTATGAGTCATTTACATCAGCCCAAATTGGTGTAAACTCTACCACCTCCGCTCCCATCCATTCTGGTATTGGTTTACATCTGAATCGCATTTCTAGATCTACATCCTTGAGCTCCGATATCTTTTCAAGCAAGAAATCAATTGGGTATCTGAGTACGCCAGAGCAGATGCTAGAGCATGGCAGCAACAACATAGCAACGAACTCAAGTAGTATCTTGACTTCAGCTGTATCTGGAAAAATTTATGTTCATGTGGCCAGTGGTCAGCAGGAAAGCCAAGCTGTTACTGAAGCTAATTCTTTCACTTTTCATTCTACGGATACTATGAAGCCCCCATGTCATTCTATGCTCGTTGACCAGGAGGCAGCTCCTTGTGAGGTGGGTATGTCTGCTTCACAGGAGACTGATGAGGTTGAGGAGTTAAACCAACTGAGCCctaaaaggaaaag GAGGAGAGATGCATACATGAGTGAGGGCTGCAAACGTTGCAACTGTAGGAGGTCTAAGTGCTTGAAACT TTATTGTGAGTGCTTTGCAGCTGGCGTTTATTGTGTGGATTCTTGTGCATGTGTAAACTGCTATAACAAGCCTGAGTTTGAGGACACAGTTCTTGATATACGTCAGCAAATTGAAGCTCGTAATCCACTTGCATTTACTCCAAAAGTTGTCGACAATGCCATTGATTCTTCGCCCAACTTTATG GAAGAACAGGACTTGACAACCCCATCCTCAGCCAGGCACAAGAGAGGTTGCAATTGCAAGAAGTCAAAGTGTCTGAAAAGATACTGTGAATGCTTCCAG GCTAAAGTTGGATGTTCCAGCGCGTGTCGATGTGAGGGTTGCAAAAATACGTTTGGCGTTACTCCAG AACCAGTATATAACAGAGCTAAAAAGTGGGAAGCCCACCCCGCTGAGAAGCTGGATAATGTGAAGGGTGCTATTGCTTGCATCAAGGCCCCAGGTATCATTCATTACTCACCGAAATGGGAAGGAATTTCTGATATAAGCAAGCTTACACCTTTGTCACATCCTTGCTCACGCACAGCGTTTTCTTCAGCTTCATCAAGTAACTCTGCAAAAATTCCACAAGCCCAGTTGCCATCAAGTCAGCTTCAGCCATCAGGTACTGGCCACTTTCACTGGGGCTGTTCAGCCGTCATTGTTACCCCGGAATTATCCGAAGGCAAGGGTCCCAATGATCTCAATTCTGATGGTGCAGGTGCACATTATGACATACCCTATGATGATACACCTGAGATACTCGAGGAAACTTCCAACCCCACCAAGGTTGTAAGGGCTAGCTCACCAAATCAGAAACGTGTGTCACCTCCACAATCCCGATACCGGTTAAGAGAAAGATCTCCAACAGGCTTGAGAAGTGGCCGCAAATTCATTTTGCAGGCTATGCCTTCTTTCCCTCCTCTTACACCGCACCGTAATTCCAAAGAAGGCACTAATGAAATTGAGAATGATGATAAATAA
- the LOC117623446 gene encoding protein tesmin/TSO1-like CXC 3 isoform X7 — translation MDRTPEANRIAATKSSSISSSPAVQESPFSNFLSNLSPLNTATTASYTQTLLGTNLPTPPVVFTSPHINLQRETSFLERDDIVEAGSEVYKECNTNIVQIQNPSFEEVQLCSPSGCVDEYLADPVEVDSTWSADLRSQRTNEVPRLLHSGFALGKESNTEVCDIMFGSPENEAVLLSDQAEKDLPLSSLEMSQAAINQRDGKKTEELSRFIFEKVKESDVNACLVSRAQNCGENAAKVNLHRAGCQYDEKNASSQSREDSNECKQRVQKGLVKESGQNERGIRRHLQFEAAKAYKFTILGNSESPNSLTHDATNSRSPSILTNLKSLASSHFDNRASSSLQDVSCDTSQFPSSPYESFTSAQIGVNSTTSAPIHSGIGLHLNRISRSTSLSSDIFSSKKSIGYLSTPEQMLEHGSNNIATNSSSILTSAVSGKIYVHVASGQQESQAVTEANSFTFHSTDTMKPPCHSMLVDQEAAPCEVGMSASQETDEVEELNQLSPKRKRRRDAYMSEGCKRCNCRRSKCLKLYCECFAAGVYCVDSCACVNCYNKPEFEDTVLDIRQQIEARNPLAFTPKVVDNAIDSSPNFMEEQDLTTPSSARHKRGCNCKKSKCLKRYCECFQAKVGCSSACRCEGCKNTFGVTPEPVYNRAKKWEAHPAEKLDNVKGAIACIKAPASSSNSAKIPQAQLPSSQLQPSGAHYDIPYDDTPEILEETSNPTKVVRASSPNQKRVSPPQSRYRLRERSPTGLRSGRKFILQAMPSFPPLTPHRNSKEGTNEIENDDK, via the exons ATGGATCGTACCCCTGAAGCCAATCGGATCGCCGCCACCAAGTCATCATCCATTTCCTCGTCTCCGGCTGTGCAA GAGTCTCCTTTCTCCAATTTCCTTAGCAATCTCTCTCCTTTAAATACAGCGACGACAGCCAGTTATACACAAACATTGTTGGGAACTAATTTGCCGACACCGCCAGTTGTGTTTACATCTCCTCATATTAATCTACAGCGAGAAACCAGTTTCTTGGAAAG GGATGATATAGTTGAAGCAGGTTCAGAGGTATACAAAGAATGTAACACAAATATAGTCCAGATTCAGAATCCAAGTTTTGAGGAGGTCCAGTTGTGCAGTCCTTCAGGTTGTGTTGATGAATATCTGGCTGACCCTGTGGAGGTAGACTCTACATGGTCTGCTGATTTACGCTCGCAACGAACTAATGAAGTCCCTCGGTTGTTACACAGTGGTTTTGCCCTTGGCAAAGAATCCAATACCGAAGTTTGTGATATTATGTTTGGTAGCCCAGAGAATGAAGCCGTTTTATTATCAGATCAAGCTGAAAAGGATCTGCCTTTAAGTTCACTTGAAATGAGTCAAGCTGCAATCAATCAGAGGGATGGTAAAAAGACTGAAGAGCTCTCAAGGTTTATATTTGAAAAAGTCAAGGAGTCTGATGTAAACGCATGTCTTGTTTCCAGAGCACAAAATTGTGGAGAGAATGCAGCTAAGGTGAAT TTGCACAGGGCAGGTTGTCAATATGATGAAAAAAATGCTAGTAGTCAGTCACGCGAAGATTCAAATGAGTGCAAGCAAAGAGTACAAAAAGGATTGGTTAAG GAGAGTGGTCAAAATGAACGTGGTATACGTAGGCATCTTCAATTTGAGGCTGCAAAAGCGTATAAGTTCACTATCCTTGGTAACAGTGAGAGTCCTAATAGCCTGACACATGATGCTACCAATTCAAGGTCACCATCTATTCTAACAAACTTGAAGAGTCTAGCTTCCTCTCATTTCGATAACAGAGCCTCAAGCAGTCTGCAGGATGTGAGCTGTGACACCTCACAATTCCCTTCCTCCCCCTATGAGTCATTTACATCAGCCCAAATTGGTGTAAACTCTACCACCTCCGCTCCCATCCATTCTGGTATTGGTTTACATCTGAATCGCATTTCTAGATCTACATCCTTGAGCTCCGATATCTTTTCAAGCAAGAAATCAATTGGGTATCTGAGTACGCCAGAGCAGATGCTAGAGCATGGCAGCAACAACATAGCAACGAACTCAAGTAGTATCTTGACTTCAGCTGTATCTGGAAAAATTTATGTTCATGTGGCCAGTGGTCAGCAGGAAAGCCAAGCTGTTACTGAAGCTAATTCTTTCACTTTTCATTCTACGGATACTATGAAGCCCCCATGTCATTCTATGCTCGTTGACCAGGAGGCAGCTCCTTGTGAGGTGGGTATGTCTGCTTCACAGGAGACTGATGAGGTTGAGGAGTTAAACCAACTGAGCCctaaaaggaaaag GAGGAGAGATGCATACATGAGTGAGGGCTGCAAACGTTGCAACTGTAGGAGGTCTAAGTGCTTGAAACT TTATTGTGAGTGCTTTGCAGCTGGCGTTTATTGTGTGGATTCTTGTGCATGTGTAAACTGCTATAACAAGCCTGAGTTTGAGGACACAGTTCTTGATATACGTCAGCAAATTGAAGCTCGTAATCCACTTGCATTTACTCCAAAAGTTGTCGACAATGCCATTGATTCTTCGCCCAACTTTATG GAAGAACAGGACTTGACAACCCCATCCTCAGCCAGGCACAAGAGAGGTTGCAATTGCAAGAAGTCAAAGTGTCTGAAAAGATACTGTGAATGCTTCCAG GCTAAAGTTGGATGTTCCAGCGCGTGTCGATGTGAGGGTTGCAAAAATACGTTTGGCGTTACTCCAG AACCAGTATATAACAGAGCTAAAAAGTGGGAAGCCCACCCCGCTGAGAAGCTGGATAATGTGAAGGGTGCTATTGCTTGCATCAAGGCCCCAG CTTCATCAAGTAACTCTGCAAAAATTCCACAAGCCCAGTTGCCATCAAGTCAGCTTCAGCCATCAG GTGCACATTATGACATACCCTATGATGATACACCTGAGATACTCGAGGAAACTTCCAACCCCACCAAGGTTGTAAGGGCTAGCTCACCAAATCAGAAACGTGTGTCACCTCCACAATCCCGATACCGGTTAAGAGAAAGATCTCCAACAGGCTTGAGAAGTGGCCGCAAATTCATTTTGCAGGCTATGCCTTCTTTCCCTCCTCTTACACCGCACCGTAATTCCAAAGAAGGCACTAATGAAATTGAGAATGATGATAAATAA
- the LOC117623446 gene encoding protein tesmin/TSO1-like CXC 3 isoform X6, giving the protein MDRTPEANRIAATKSSSISSSPAVQESPFSNFLSNLSPLNTATTASYTQTLLGTNLPTPPVVFTSPHINLQRETSFLERDDIVEAGSEVYKECNTNIVQIQNPSFEEVQLCSPSGCVDEYLADPVEVDSTWSADLRSQRTNEVPRLLHSGFALGKESNTEVCDIMFGSPENEAVLLSDQAEKDLPLSSLEMSQAAINQRDGKKTEELSRFIFEKVKESDVNACLVSRAQNCGENAAKVNLHRAGCQYDEKNASSQSREDSNECKQRVQKGLVKESGQNERGIRRHLQFEAAKAYKFTILGNSESPNSLTHDATNSRSPSILTNLKSLASSHFDNRASSSLQDVSCDTSQFPSSPYESFTSAQIGVNSTTSAPIHSGIGLHLNRISRSTSLSSDIFSSKKSIGYLSTPEQMLEHGSNNIATNSSSILTSAVSGKIYVHVASGQQESQAVTEANSFTFHSTDTMKPPCHSMLVDQEAAPCEVGMSASQETDEVEELNQLSPKRKRRRDAYMSEGCKRCNCRRSKCLKLYCECFAAGVYCVDSCACVNCYNKPEFEDTVLDIRQQIEARNPLAFTPKVVDNAIDSSPNFMEEQDLTTPSSARHKRGCNCKKSKCLKRYCECFQAKVGCSSACRCEGCKNTFGVTPEPVYNRAKKWEAHPAEKLDNVKGAIACIKAPAFSSASSSNSAKIPQAQLPSSQLQPSGAHYDIPYDDTPEILEETSNPTKVVRASSPNQKRVSPPQSRYRLRERSPTGLRSGRKFILQAMPSFPPLTPHRNSKEGTNEIENDDK; this is encoded by the exons ATGGATCGTACCCCTGAAGCCAATCGGATCGCCGCCACCAAGTCATCATCCATTTCCTCGTCTCCGGCTGTGCAA GAGTCTCCTTTCTCCAATTTCCTTAGCAATCTCTCTCCTTTAAATACAGCGACGACAGCCAGTTATACACAAACATTGTTGGGAACTAATTTGCCGACACCGCCAGTTGTGTTTACATCTCCTCATATTAATCTACAGCGAGAAACCAGTTTCTTGGAAAG GGATGATATAGTTGAAGCAGGTTCAGAGGTATACAAAGAATGTAACACAAATATAGTCCAGATTCAGAATCCAAGTTTTGAGGAGGTCCAGTTGTGCAGTCCTTCAGGTTGTGTTGATGAATATCTGGCTGACCCTGTGGAGGTAGACTCTACATGGTCTGCTGATTTACGCTCGCAACGAACTAATGAAGTCCCTCGGTTGTTACACAGTGGTTTTGCCCTTGGCAAAGAATCCAATACCGAAGTTTGTGATATTATGTTTGGTAGCCCAGAGAATGAAGCCGTTTTATTATCAGATCAAGCTGAAAAGGATCTGCCTTTAAGTTCACTTGAAATGAGTCAAGCTGCAATCAATCAGAGGGATGGTAAAAAGACTGAAGAGCTCTCAAGGTTTATATTTGAAAAAGTCAAGGAGTCTGATGTAAACGCATGTCTTGTTTCCAGAGCACAAAATTGTGGAGAGAATGCAGCTAAGGTGAAT TTGCACAGGGCAGGTTGTCAATATGATGAAAAAAATGCTAGTAGTCAGTCACGCGAAGATTCAAATGAGTGCAAGCAAAGAGTACAAAAAGGATTGGTTAAG GAGAGTGGTCAAAATGAACGTGGTATACGTAGGCATCTTCAATTTGAGGCTGCAAAAGCGTATAAGTTCACTATCCTTGGTAACAGTGAGAGTCCTAATAGCCTGACACATGATGCTACCAATTCAAGGTCACCATCTATTCTAACAAACTTGAAGAGTCTAGCTTCCTCTCATTTCGATAACAGAGCCTCAAGCAGTCTGCAGGATGTGAGCTGTGACACCTCACAATTCCCTTCCTCCCCCTATGAGTCATTTACATCAGCCCAAATTGGTGTAAACTCTACCACCTCCGCTCCCATCCATTCTGGTATTGGTTTACATCTGAATCGCATTTCTAGATCTACATCCTTGAGCTCCGATATCTTTTCAAGCAAGAAATCAATTGGGTATCTGAGTACGCCAGAGCAGATGCTAGAGCATGGCAGCAACAACATAGCAACGAACTCAAGTAGTATCTTGACTTCAGCTGTATCTGGAAAAATTTATGTTCATGTGGCCAGTGGTCAGCAGGAAAGCCAAGCTGTTACTGAAGCTAATTCTTTCACTTTTCATTCTACGGATACTATGAAGCCCCCATGTCATTCTATGCTCGTTGACCAGGAGGCAGCTCCTTGTGAGGTGGGTATGTCTGCTTCACAGGAGACTGATGAGGTTGAGGAGTTAAACCAACTGAGCCctaaaaggaaaag GAGGAGAGATGCATACATGAGTGAGGGCTGCAAACGTTGCAACTGTAGGAGGTCTAAGTGCTTGAAACT TTATTGTGAGTGCTTTGCAGCTGGCGTTTATTGTGTGGATTCTTGTGCATGTGTAAACTGCTATAACAAGCCTGAGTTTGAGGACACAGTTCTTGATATACGTCAGCAAATTGAAGCTCGTAATCCACTTGCATTTACTCCAAAAGTTGTCGACAATGCCATTGATTCTTCGCCCAACTTTATG GAAGAACAGGACTTGACAACCCCATCCTCAGCCAGGCACAAGAGAGGTTGCAATTGCAAGAAGTCAAAGTGTCTGAAAAGATACTGTGAATGCTTCCAG GCTAAAGTTGGATGTTCCAGCGCGTGTCGATGTGAGGGTTGCAAAAATACGTTTGGCGTTACTCCAG AACCAGTATATAACAGAGCTAAAAAGTGGGAAGCCCACCCCGCTGAGAAGCTGGATAATGTGAAGGGTGCTATTGCTTGCATCAAGGCCCCAG CGTTTTCTTCAGCTTCATCAAGTAACTCTGCAAAAATTCCACAAGCCCAGTTGCCATCAAGTCAGCTTCAGCCATCAG GTGCACATTATGACATACCCTATGATGATACACCTGAGATACTCGAGGAAACTTCCAACCCCACCAAGGTTGTAAGGGCTAGCTCACCAAATCAGAAACGTGTGTCACCTCCACAATCCCGATACCGGTTAAGAGAAAGATCTCCAACAGGCTTGAGAAGTGGCCGCAAATTCATTTTGCAGGCTATGCCTTCTTTCCCTCCTCTTACACCGCACCGTAATTCCAAAGAAGGCACTAATGAAATTGAGAATGATGATAAATAA
- the LOC117623446 gene encoding protein tesmin/TSO1-like CXC 3 isoform X5, which produces MDRTPEANRIAATKSSSISSSPAVQESPFSNFLSNLSPLNTATTASYTQTLLGTNLPTPPVVFTSPHINLQRETSFLERDDIVEAGSEVYKECNTNIVQIQNPSFEEVQLCSPSGCVDEYLADPVEVDSTWSADLRSQRTNEVPRLLHSGFALGKESNTEVCDIMFGSPENEAVLLSDQAEKDLPLSSLEMSQAAINQRDGKKTEELSRFIFEKVKESDVNACLVSRAQNCGENAAKVNLHRAGCQYDEKNASSQSREDSNECKQRVQKGLVKESGQNERGIRRHLQFEAAKAYKFTILGNSESPNSLTHDATNSRSPSILTNLKSLASSHFDNRASSSLQDVSCDTSQFPSSPYESFTSAQIGVNSTTSAPIHSGIGLHLNRISRSTSLSSDIFSSKKSIGYLSTPEQMLEHGSNNIATNSSSILTSAVSGKIYVHVASGQQESQAVTEANSFTFHSTDTMKPPCHSMLVDQEAAPCEVGMSASQETDEVEELNQLSPKRKRRRDAYMSEGCKRCNCRRSKCLKLYCECFAAGVYCVDSCACVNCYNKPEFEDTVLDIRQQIEARNPLAFTPKVVDNAIDSSPNFMEEQDLTTPSSARHKRGCNCKKSKCLKRYCECFQAKVGCSSACRCEGCKNTFGVTPEPVYNRAKKWEAHPAEKLDNVKGAIACIKAPASSSNSAKIPQAQLPSSQLQPSGTGHFHWGCSAVIVTPELSEGKGPNDLNSDGAGAHYDIPYDDTPEILEETSNPTKVVRASSPNQKRVSPPQSRYRLRERSPTGLRSGRKFILQAMPSFPPLTPHRNSKEGTNEIENDDK; this is translated from the exons ATGGATCGTACCCCTGAAGCCAATCGGATCGCCGCCACCAAGTCATCATCCATTTCCTCGTCTCCGGCTGTGCAA GAGTCTCCTTTCTCCAATTTCCTTAGCAATCTCTCTCCTTTAAATACAGCGACGACAGCCAGTTATACACAAACATTGTTGGGAACTAATTTGCCGACACCGCCAGTTGTGTTTACATCTCCTCATATTAATCTACAGCGAGAAACCAGTTTCTTGGAAAG GGATGATATAGTTGAAGCAGGTTCAGAGGTATACAAAGAATGTAACACAAATATAGTCCAGATTCAGAATCCAAGTTTTGAGGAGGTCCAGTTGTGCAGTCCTTCAGGTTGTGTTGATGAATATCTGGCTGACCCTGTGGAGGTAGACTCTACATGGTCTGCTGATTTACGCTCGCAACGAACTAATGAAGTCCCTCGGTTGTTACACAGTGGTTTTGCCCTTGGCAAAGAATCCAATACCGAAGTTTGTGATATTATGTTTGGTAGCCCAGAGAATGAAGCCGTTTTATTATCAGATCAAGCTGAAAAGGATCTGCCTTTAAGTTCACTTGAAATGAGTCAAGCTGCAATCAATCAGAGGGATGGTAAAAAGACTGAAGAGCTCTCAAGGTTTATATTTGAAAAAGTCAAGGAGTCTGATGTAAACGCATGTCTTGTTTCCAGAGCACAAAATTGTGGAGAGAATGCAGCTAAGGTGAAT TTGCACAGGGCAGGTTGTCAATATGATGAAAAAAATGCTAGTAGTCAGTCACGCGAAGATTCAAATGAGTGCAAGCAAAGAGTACAAAAAGGATTGGTTAAG GAGAGTGGTCAAAATGAACGTGGTATACGTAGGCATCTTCAATTTGAGGCTGCAAAAGCGTATAAGTTCACTATCCTTGGTAACAGTGAGAGTCCTAATAGCCTGACACATGATGCTACCAATTCAAGGTCACCATCTATTCTAACAAACTTGAAGAGTCTAGCTTCCTCTCATTTCGATAACAGAGCCTCAAGCAGTCTGCAGGATGTGAGCTGTGACACCTCACAATTCCCTTCCTCCCCCTATGAGTCATTTACATCAGCCCAAATTGGTGTAAACTCTACCACCTCCGCTCCCATCCATTCTGGTATTGGTTTACATCTGAATCGCATTTCTAGATCTACATCCTTGAGCTCCGATATCTTTTCAAGCAAGAAATCAATTGGGTATCTGAGTACGCCAGAGCAGATGCTAGAGCATGGCAGCAACAACATAGCAACGAACTCAAGTAGTATCTTGACTTCAGCTGTATCTGGAAAAATTTATGTTCATGTGGCCAGTGGTCAGCAGGAAAGCCAAGCTGTTACTGAAGCTAATTCTTTCACTTTTCATTCTACGGATACTATGAAGCCCCCATGTCATTCTATGCTCGTTGACCAGGAGGCAGCTCCTTGTGAGGTGGGTATGTCTGCTTCACAGGAGACTGATGAGGTTGAGGAGTTAAACCAACTGAGCCctaaaaggaaaag GAGGAGAGATGCATACATGAGTGAGGGCTGCAAACGTTGCAACTGTAGGAGGTCTAAGTGCTTGAAACT TTATTGTGAGTGCTTTGCAGCTGGCGTTTATTGTGTGGATTCTTGTGCATGTGTAAACTGCTATAACAAGCCTGAGTTTGAGGACACAGTTCTTGATATACGTCAGCAAATTGAAGCTCGTAATCCACTTGCATTTACTCCAAAAGTTGTCGACAATGCCATTGATTCTTCGCCCAACTTTATG GAAGAACAGGACTTGACAACCCCATCCTCAGCCAGGCACAAGAGAGGTTGCAATTGCAAGAAGTCAAAGTGTCTGAAAAGATACTGTGAATGCTTCCAG GCTAAAGTTGGATGTTCCAGCGCGTGTCGATGTGAGGGTTGCAAAAATACGTTTGGCGTTACTCCAG AACCAGTATATAACAGAGCTAAAAAGTGGGAAGCCCACCCCGCTGAGAAGCTGGATAATGTGAAGGGTGCTATTGCTTGCATCAAGGCCCCAG CTTCATCAAGTAACTCTGCAAAAATTCCACAAGCCCAGTTGCCATCAAGTCAGCTTCAGCCATCAGGTACTGGCCACTTTCACTGGGGCTGTTCAGCCGTCATTGTTACCCCGGAATTATCCGAAGGCAAGGGTCCCAATGATCTCAATTCTGATGGTGCAGGTGCACATTATGACATACCCTATGATGATACACCTGAGATACTCGAGGAAACTTCCAACCCCACCAAGGTTGTAAGGGCTAGCTCACCAAATCAGAAACGTGTGTCACCTCCACAATCCCGATACCGGTTAAGAGAAAGATCTCCAACAGGCTTGAGAAGTGGCCGCAAATTCATTTTGCAGGCTATGCCTTCTTTCCCTCCTCTTACACCGCACCGTAATTCCAAAGAAGGCACTAATGAAATTGAGAATGATGATAAATAA